A genomic window from Ischnura elegans chromosome 10, ioIscEleg1.1, whole genome shotgun sequence includes:
- the LOC124167292 gene encoding heterogeneous nuclear ribonucleoprotein 27C-like isoform X6, whose translation MRVKNENDGEEKGMVGSDDNSSGRQSSSNSNEKLFVGGLSWETNQDTLQRYFSRYGEVIDCVVMKNSETGRSRGFGFVTFSDPANVAIVLQNGPHQLDGRTIDPKPCNPRSMQRPKRNVNWPKVFLGGLPSNVTETDLRSFFQRYGKVMEVVIMYDQEKKKSRGFGFLSFETDESVERCVAEHFIQLNGKQVEIKKAEPRDLKLLDGSQNQWGPPPGGPPLGMGGGMGPMGAPNGQMGGPMGGPMGPMGPPGGMMQGYQGWGTPPQQQGYGGYGNPPGPGGYQGWGAPPGPQGQQMPPPQWGPNYGGPPQQQGYGTYGPPQGGPQPGYGGNWNWNMPQNGPPPPGGPPGPPQGPPGPPGDMYARPTGPGGVNPPGPPAPGPGPAQPGGGGPAPKPPGDFPGYPNQYGSMGNYPQQDSSSYGPARSYVPDSSGGGYSHPPPPGGPPL comes from the exons ATGAGAGTCAAAAATGAAAACGACGGAGAAGAAAAGGG GATGGTCGGAAGTGACGACAACTCATCTGGAAGGCAAAGCTCATCAAATTCAAACGA AAAATTGTTTGTCGGAGGTCTCAGTTGGGAAACAAATCAAG ACACGCTACAAAGGTATTTCAGTAGATATGGGGAGGTTATCGATTGTGttgtaatgaaaaatagtgaaaCTGGAAGGTCTAGAGGCTTCGGTTTTGTTACATTTTCTGACCCAGCAAACGTCGCGATAGTTTTACAAAATGGACCACACCAGTTGGACGGACGAACA ATCGACCCGAAACCTTGTAATCCTAGAAGTATGCAAAGGCCGAAGCGGAATGTGAACTGGCCGAAAGTATTCCTTGGGGGCTTGCCTTCTAATGTCACAGAGACTGATTTAAGGAGTTTCTTCCAGCGGTATGGCAAGGTGATGGAGGTTGTAATCATGTACGACCAAGAGAAGAAGAAATCAAGAG GATTTGGATTTTTATCCTTCGAGACGGATGAGTCTGTGGAGAGGTGTGTAGCAGAGCATTTCATCCAACTAAATGGGAAACAG GTTGAGATCAAGAAAGCTGAACCTCGTGATCTGAAGCTCTTGGATGGTTCTCAGAATCAATGGGGCCCTCCGCCTGGTGGCCCACCACTTGGAATGGGTGGG GGAATGGGGCCAATGGGTGCACCAAATGGACAGATGGGTGGCCCAATGGGAGGTCCAATGGGTCCTATGGGCCCACCTGGAGGAATGATGCAGGGTTATCAAGGCTGGGGAACTCCTCCTCAGCAGCAGGGATATGGTG GTTATGGGAATCCTCCTGGTCCTGGTGGTTACCAAGGTTGGGGCGCTCCGCCTGGACCTCAGGGACAACAGATGCCACCACCTCAGTGGGGTCCAAACTATGGTGGACCTCCACAGCAGCAAGGATATGGCACCTATG GGCCTCCACAGGGTGGTCCGCAGCCAGGTTATGGGGGAAATTGGAATTGGAACATGCCACAGAATGGGCCCCCCCCTCCGGGAGGCCCCCCTGGCCCTCCCCAGGGACCTCCAGGCCCCCCTG GCGACATGTATGCTAGGCCCACAGGACCTGGTGGCGTGAACCCCCCTGGCCCTCCAGCTCCTGGACCAGGTCCCGCCCAACCAGGTGGAGGTGGACCAGCTCCCAAACCCCCCGGTGATTTTCCAGGGTATCCCAATCAGTATGGATCAATGGGAAATTATCCTCAG CAGGACTCCTCAAGCTATGGCCCAGCACGCAGCTATGTCCCGGACAGCAGTGGGGGCGGCTACTCACA